In Candidatus Margulisiibacteriota bacterium, the genomic stretch TTTTTTTCGTTTTCTTGCGCCAAAAACTCCCGCTCCAGCTGCTCGTGACGCTGGCCGGAATATCCGGAAAAATCCAGATCCGCCAGACTAAAACCGTGCTGTTTGAGCAGGTTTTCCAGCTCAGGCTGAGCGTTCTCCAGCAGACGGCGGGTTTCCGCGCCGGAAGCAAAAGCGACCTGCAATTTTTTTTGCCCGGCAAAAATATAAATATCCAGCCTGCCCAAATTTTCCGGCTCAAGCGCAAATTTAAGTTTCAAGACCTGGCCGTCTTTTTTGGCCTGAATCGCTTTTAGCAGCTCGGCATAAATTTCGGCAAAAGGCGCGGCCTGAATGACCGGCGCGGTCTGCGGCGTTTTGACCGGCTGGTCTATTTGCTCCACAGAAACGCCGCGGTAATTTACTTTGTCCACAACTTTTTCCAGCTGCGTTTGAATTACATTGACCGGCGCGGCAGACGGTTCTTCATCCGGCTCAGCGGGTTCGTTTTTGTCGATCTCCGGCTCCACCGCCGCAAGTTTACTTTCCGTTTTCTTCGCGGTTTTCGGCAAAAAAACATCTGGTAAACCGCCGGACAAAGCGGCGGCCAGCTCCGGCGGCAAAGTTTTAGGTTTTTGCGTTAGCGCAAATGGCCGCTCGGTCGGCACAGGCTGAGCTTGATCAGCCTCAGCGGTTTTTTCCTGCGCGGCGCTGACCGCCTGATCCAGCGCCAAAGCAAAATCTTCCTGCACGGCCGCGCTGGCTGAGGCGCGCGCGAATTCAGCCGGTGTCCGCGTTTTAAAGACGGTCAAATTAACTTCCATGCCTGCCCCTTTTCACCCTTCAAACCAAAATAAACCAAAATTTAATTATTCAAATTGTCTATTTCATTGCGCACACGGCTGTCCGCAAAAAGCCAGCGCGAAAATTCCCGTCTGGACAGCGTGCCCTGCGGCGCGGTTATATTAACACTGCCGGAGCTCAAAGCCCGATACCAGGCGGAAGCCTCCTGCCGCGTAACTTTAGCTTCCGGCTGGAAAGCATTGCTGGCTTCTCTTATTATACCACGATCGGCCAGCAGCTTGATCGACGGCGCTGACCAGCGGTTAGGCGCCACATCGCTAAAAACCGGCTGGATAACCTGCTGCGGCGTAGCGCCGATCATCCGCACCAGCAGCACCGCCACTTCTTCACGCGTCAGCTCTTGATTGGGATAAAAATCCTGTCCTTCTTTAAAAAATCCCAGCGTCGCCAAATATTCGATGAGCCTGTTTTCCGGCACGTTTTGAATATCCCGATAAGTGAATAAGCGCAAGCCTCTTAAGCGGATGGTTTCCGCGCCATTATCCACCACGATATTGTTTTTGCCGGCCTCCAGCTGCACAACCTGGGAAAAAGAATTGTCGCTGCCGGCGCGCACCGCGCGGCTGTTGACGCGCACTTCTTCCACGCCACCGCTAAAGCCGCGCAGGGTCAAAGAGTTTTGATTGACGCGGAAATTATTTTCGGGAAAAGCAACGATCAAACGCGTGCGGCCATCAGCCGCGATAGAGTCGCCGCTGCGCGTGATGGCGCGCGAAGTCGCCAGCCGCTGACGGTCATAACGTCCTAAAAAACTTTGATAATCATCGGCTGTTATTTTTTTTTTTGCCGCCGCGTCAGTCAGCTCTTCTGCCTGCATGATCAATCCGGAGCGGTCTTCGACATTATCCGGCGCCGCCACATCTTCCGCGCTTTCGTATTCGTCAAAATTGCGGTATTGATCCAGCAGGTTTCTATAGAAATCCGTATTGGCCAGCATCAGGATAAATTGATCGCGGGTCAGCACGGCGGTATCCGGCAGACCGGCGGCCACTGTAGTATCGGCGGCTTCTTTGCCGTCCCATTCATTGAGCAGCTCGCGCGCGGCCGTCAAAGATAATTGTTCGGCGCTGGCCGTATCGCCACCGGATATACCTTTCAAACCGTTGAGGATCAGCAAAGCCTCGCCGCGCGTGATCGGCCGCTCGCCGTCAAAACGCTCAAACCGCGCATAGGCGCTGGCCGCGTTGTAGCGCAGATTATCCAGAGTGTCCGGCTTGTCGGCAAAAGATTTTACATAGAGGACACGCACAGTCCGGCTTTCCGGCTGCGCGTCTTCGGGCGGCTCGGCGCCGCTTTGCACGCGGATAATATTACGGCCTTCCCGCAGATTGACCCTTGCTAAGAAAACGCCTTTTTGCGCCGGCACGGTAATTCCGTTGAGCAGCACATGATCCGCGCCCTTGACCAGACCTTTGACTTCAATTAACTGCCGGTCGACGATCGAGCGGTCCAGCGGCGACAGGATACGCAGATTTTCTTCCG encodes the following:
- a CDS encoding flagellar hook-length control protein FliK, which encodes MEVNLTVFKTRTPAEFARASASAAVQEDFALALDQAVSAAQEKTAEADQAQPVPTERPFALTQKPKTLPPELAAALSGGLPDVFLPKTAKKTESKLAAVEPEIDKNEPAEPDEEPSAAPVNVIQTQLEKVVDKVNYRGVSVEQIDQPVKTPQTAPVIQAAPFAEIYAELLKAIQAKKDGQVLKLKFALEPENLGRLDIYIFAGQKKLQVAFASGAETRRLLENAQPELENLLKQHGFSLADLDFSGYSGQRHEQLEREFLAQENEKNDFGVLKTLPRNAIMKEIYVLMRDVLVNYLA